DNA sequence from the Staphylococcus epidermidis genome:
TATGTGAGAGAGGTATTCGTACATACGAAAAAGCAACTAGAAATACATTAGATATCTCTGCTGTACCTATTTTAAAGCAAGGAACACATCTACCTGTTATGGTTGATGTAACGCATAGTACAGGTAGAAAAGATATTATGTTACCGACAGCGAAAGCGGCTTTAGCCGTTGGTGCTGATGGAGTTATGGCTGAAGTTCATCCAGATCCTTCTGTTGCGTTAAGTGATGCCGGTCAACAAATGGATCTTAATGAATTCAATCAATTTTATCACGAATTAAAACCACTTGCTGATATGTACAATTCGAAGAAACTGAAATAGTAAATCATGTATCGTTATACAATTAAATAAGTGATAATTTCCCATAGTTCAATATACTTTTGAGCTATGGGAAATTTTATTTATAACAACCCATTAATAAAAAATCACATAAAAAATATTAAATGTAACGGAGTTTTTAACAGAATTGTGACAAAAACATAAAATGATTTCACAAACTATACAAATATGATAAACTTTGAAAATGATATGAAAACACGTTATAATAACAAATAAAACGTTTACAAGGAGGAAATTATGACAGTTACAATTTATGATGTAGCCCGAGAGGCTAGGGTATCAATGGCAACTGTTTCACGTGTAGTAAATGGAAACCAAAATGTTAAACCAGAAACACGTAATAAAGTAAATGAAGTCATTAAAAGGTTAAACTATCGACCTAACGCAGTTGCAAGAGGTCTTGCAAGTAAACGTACAACGACAGTTGGAGTTATAATTCCCGATATTTCAAATGTTTATTATTCTCAACTTGCAAGAGGTTTAGAAGATATTGCAACAATGTACAAATATCACTCAATTATCTCAAACTCAGATAATGATCCAGAAAAAGAAAAAGAAATTTTTAATAATTTATTAAGTAAACAAGTCGATGGTATTATTTTCTTAGGTGGAACTATTTCTGAAGAAATTAAAAGTCTTATTAATCAATCATCTGTACCAGTCGTAGTTTCTGGAACGGATGGTAAGGATGATCATATTGCATCTGTAAATATTGATTTTAAACAAGCAGCCGAAGAAGCAACACAATATCTTATAGAGAAGGGTGCTAAAACATTTTCTTTAATAGGTGGAGAATACTCTATAAAGGCACAAGATGATGTTTTAGAGGGCCTTAAAAATGTTTTAAGTCAGCATCAACTAAAATTAGACGATACATTACATTTAACTGGCAATGAAAGTTACAAATCAGGTATAAAAACATTTGAACAATTGCAATCGAATTTACCAGATGCTGTTCTTTGTATTAGTGATGAGCAAGCAATAGGTATATTGCATAGTGCACAAGATGCTGGAGTGAAAGTACCTGAAGACTTACAGATTATTAGTTTTAACAATACACGTTTAGTAGAAATGGTGAGACCACAGTTATCTAGTGTTATTCAACCATTGTATGATATTGGTGCTGTTGGAATGAGATTACTGACTAAATACATGAACGATGAAGAAATTGAAAATCCTAATGTCATATTGCCTCATAGAATAGAATACCGTGGGACAACTCAGTAATAATAATTAGTGACATATAAGATATCTATATTAATGCTCTATAGTGAAATAAATATTTTCATTATAGAGTGTTTTTCATATTCACTCATTGTATCTGAATCAATCAATTTTTCTATTTAAATTCACTTTAACACACATTACTAAGGAATAACTTTATAACTGTTCTTGTTAGTACAATTAAATATTTAGTAATTTTATGGGTAAATACGATTATTTTCATATCAATGAATTACAAGTATTGTTATACGTGTAACTTTTGTGAAAAATTTCTTATGTATCCAGAATACGAATAGCATGATTATTTCTAAAATAACGAACTTTTAGCACTAAATATATTAAAATATTCGACATTTAAATGTAAGTCGGTTATCATGATTCATATAACTCGTTAATTATATAAAATCAAGGGGCTGAATATTTTGGCACAATTATCAGATTTAGAAATAGCAAACTTATCAAAACTTAAACCAATAAGTGAAATTGCAAGAAAAGTAGGGATTACTGAGGATGCTTTAGAACCATACGGCCACTATAAAGCTAAAATAGATATTAATCAGATACAAGAACAGGAGAAAAAAGGGAAAGTCGTATTAGTAACTGCTATGAGCCCAACACCAGCTGGTGAAGGAAAATCCACAGTAACTGTAGGTTTAGCAGATGCATTTAACAAGTTGAATCATAATGTTACTGTTGCATTACGAGAACCTGCCTTAGGACCAACTTTTGGTATTAAAGGAGGCGCAACAGGTGGTGGTTATGCTCAAGTACTTCCTATGGAAGATATTAATTTACATTTTAATGGTGATTTTCATGCAATTACTACTGCAAACAATGCACTTTCCGCATTTATCGACAACCACCTACATCAAGGAAATGAATTGGGAATTGATCAACGAAGAATTGAATGGAAACGTGTTTTAGATATGAATGATCGTGCGTTACGTCATGTTAACGTAGGATTAGGTGGTACAACTCACGGAGTACCTAGAGAAGATGGTTTTAATATAACAGTTGCGTCAGAGATAATGGCTATTTTATGTCTAAGCCGAAATATCAAAGATTTAAAAGAAAAAATAAGTCGAATTACCATTGGTTATACACGTCATCATAAACCTATAACAGTTTCTGATTTGAAAGTAGAAGGTGCATTAACTTTAATACTTAAAGATGCGATTAAACCAAATTTAGTTCAAACAATTGAGGGAACTCCAGCTCTTGTTCACGGAGGCCCTTTTGCCAATATTGCTCATGGTTGTAACTCTATATTAGCAACTGAAACTGCTAGAAACTTATCTGATATTGTTGTTACAGAAGCAGGATTTGGTTCTGATTTAGGTGCCGAGAAGTTTATGAACATTAAAGCTCGTGAAGCAGGTTTCGATCCATCAGCAGTTGTTGTTGTAGCAACGATTCGTGCTTTGAAAATGCACGGTGGTGTTGCAAAAGACCAACTTCAACATGAGAACATAGAGGCTGTTGAAGCGGGACTTGTTAATCTTGAAAGACATGTGAATAATATTAAAAAATACGGTGTCGAACCAATAGTAGCTTTAAATGCATTTATTCATGACACACCTTCTGAAACAGCGTGTGTGAAACAATGGGCTAAAGATAATCAAGTGCGTATTGCTTTAACAGAAGTATGGGAAAAAGGTGGAGAAGGTGGAATTGAACTTGCTAACCAAGTGTTCGATGTAATGCAGGAACCTCAAAACTTTAAGCATTTATATGAGTTAAAACAACCACTCGAAGCTAAAATTGAAACGATTGTTAAAGAAATTTATGGAGGTTCAAAAGTAAATTTCAGTAGTAAAGCACAAAAACAATTAAAGCAATTTAAAGAGAATGGCTGGGATGAATATCCGATTTGTATGGCTAAAACTCAATATTCATTTAGTGATGATCAGACATTGTTAGGTGCCCCGAATGATTTTGAAATAACAATTAGAGAACTTGAAGCCAAAACAGGCGCTGGATTCATCGTTGCATTAACTGGTGCTATAATGACTATGCCTGGTTTACCGAAGAAACCAGCTGCACTAAATATGGATGTTACTGATGATGGGAAAGCAATAGGTCTTTTCTAAGAAAATAAAAAAGAGAGTGAGACAGTGTTATTAATAAATATTGCTCGCTCTCTTTTCATTTCAAAAATTTCGATAAATATATCTGATTTTTATTCGTCTTTCGATTGTTTCAGCAAGTGCTGTTTAATATTGTATTTTTTAGCGTTTTCGTATTGTTGTTTAGAAATTTTTCCTTCAACACGCATACGTTTAAGTACGTATTGTTGACGTTTCATGCTCAATTTTAAAAGATGGTAAGGCTTTACTTTGCCGTGTTCGTCATAAGGCGTATAGCCGTATGGACTTTGCAGTAAGCCAATGAGATAAGCTGATTGTGCAATATTCAAATCTTTTGCAGGTATACCAAACAGACTATATGAAGCAGACGATATACCAGTTATATTGGCACCGTTGTAGTCATGACCAAATGGGACGATATTTAAATACGTATATATGATTTCATCTTTTGATAATAAATTTTCGACCCGTGTAGCCAAGATAATTTCATTTGCTTTACGACTATAAGTTTTTTTATTTGAGAGCACTTGATTTTTTACTAATTGTTGCGTGATAGTACTACCACCAGAAGATTGGTTTGAATTTGTGATATCTTGAAGCATCGCCCTTAAAAGTGCTTTAGGCATAATACCGTTATGTTTATAAAATAATGTATCTTCAGAGGCTGTAAGTGCATGTATAATATTTGAATTTACATGGTTCGGTCCAACTATGAGTGTATTTTGTGAATGATCATATTCTTCTAAAATTTGATTATTATGATTTATTAGCTCATCGCCAGGTATATGAAGGATTTTTGCTTTCAACTCTCGATCACTTATTGACGAAGCATCTTTAGTTAGTTGTTGGAAGTATAATACTAATGACAACAGTATAATAAAACCAATCAAAAAAACCACCAAAAAAATTACGACACATATATGTTTGACCTTCTTATATAAATGTTCAAATTTAGTATATTTATCTGTAGTTAGTATTTGATACTTGTTGAAATGCATTAGATACCTCCTAAAGTTAGATATAGTATACCATATCTTGAAAGTTGACTTTTAAAATAATGTTAACTATAATAATATTCAATTCAATATGTTTTGAATATAAAGGAC
Encoded proteins:
- a CDS encoding formate--tetrahydrofolate ligase codes for the protein MAQLSDLEIANLSKLKPISEIARKVGITEDALEPYGHYKAKIDINQIQEQEKKGKVVLVTAMSPTPAGEGKSTVTVGLADAFNKLNHNVTVALREPALGPTFGIKGGATGGGYAQVLPMEDINLHFNGDFHAITTANNALSAFIDNHLHQGNELGIDQRRIEWKRVLDMNDRALRHVNVGLGGTTHGVPREDGFNITVASEIMAILCLSRNIKDLKEKISRITIGYTRHHKPITVSDLKVEGALTLILKDAIKPNLVQTIEGTPALVHGGPFANIAHGCNSILATETARNLSDIVVTEAGFGSDLGAEKFMNIKAREAGFDPSAVVVVATIRALKMHGGVAKDQLQHENIEAVEAGLVNLERHVNNIKKYGVEPIVALNAFIHDTPSETACVKQWAKDNQVRIALTEVWEKGGEGGIELANQVFDVMQEPQNFKHLYELKQPLEAKIETIVKEIYGGSKVNFSSKAQKQLKQFKENGWDEYPICMAKTQYSFSDDQTLLGAPNDFEITIRELEAKTGAGFIVALTGAIMTMPGLPKKPAALNMDVTDDGKAIGLF
- the ccpA gene encoding catabolite control protein A; amino-acid sequence: MTVTIYDVAREARVSMATVSRVVNGNQNVKPETRNKVNEVIKRLNYRPNAVARGLASKRTTTVGVIIPDISNVYYSQLARGLEDIATMYKYHSIISNSDNDPEKEKEIFNNLLSKQVDGIIFLGGTISEEIKSLINQSSVPVVVSGTDGKDDHIASVNIDFKQAAEEATQYLIEKGAKTFSLIGGEYSIKAQDDVLEGLKNVLSQHQLKLDDTLHLTGNESYKSGIKTFEQLQSNLPDAVLCISDEQAIGILHSAQDAGVKVPEDLQIISFNNTRLVEMVRPQLSSVIQPLYDIGAVGMRLLTKYMNDEEIENPNVILPHRIEYRGTTQ
- a CDS encoding transglycosylase domain-containing protein; translation: MHFNKYQILTTDKYTKFEHLYKKVKHICVVIFLVVFLIGFIILLSLVLYFQQLTKDASSISDRELKAKILHIPGDELINHNNQILEEYDHSQNTLIVGPNHVNSNIIHALTASEDTLFYKHNGIMPKALLRAMLQDITNSNQSSGGSTITQQLVKNQVLSNKKTYSRKANEIILATRVENLLSKDEIIYTYLNIVPFGHDYNGANITGISSASYSLFGIPAKDLNIAQSAYLIGLLQSPYGYTPYDEHGKVKPYHLLKLSMKRQQYVLKRMRVEGKISKQQYENAKKYNIKQHLLKQSKDE